One region of Chryseobacterium sp. C-71 genomic DNA includes:
- a CDS encoding alpha/beta hydrolase, with amino-acid sequence MKFSFSVFLIIGIVLIGCKPTAVYKDIPFTQNNAGNEVKLNVFTPKKTDRKYPVLIFVHGGNWNTGNKNTYNLMGKNFARKNIIAVIPDYTLSPNADVDQMTKEIAAAIQFTKENAQKYNGNSEKIFISGHSAGGQLAASAVMNPKYQIPENTVSGIILIDAAGIDMKNYLEKNPPTSESNYDVTWSKDPQKWKEASPIYFINEKTPPFLIYVGEKTYPSIKVANENFLEALHPFQPNVKRIFINKKHIPMVIQYFFPWSKRLDETLEFIKTSEN; translated from the coding sequence ATGAAATTTAGTTTCAGCGTTTTTTTGATCATTGGAATTGTTTTAATTGGCTGTAAACCAACAGCTGTTTATAAGGATATACCTTTCACTCAAAACAATGCAGGAAACGAGGTTAAGTTGAATGTTTTCACCCCAAAAAAGACTGATAGAAAATATCCTGTCTTGATCTTTGTACACGGCGGAAACTGGAATACAGGAAATAAAAACACCTATAATCTGATGGGTAAAAACTTTGCCCGCAAAAACATCATTGCAGTTATTCCGGATTATACATTGAGTCCGAATGCTGATGTCGATCAAATGACAAAAGAGATTGCAGCAGCTATACAATTTACCAAAGAAAACGCTCAAAAATATAACGGAAATTCTGAAAAGATCTTTATTTCAGGTCATTCAGCAGGTGGTCAGTTGGCAGCTTCTGCAGTAATGAATCCAAAGTATCAGATTCCGGAAAATACAGTTTCGGGAATTATTTTAATTGATGCTGCAGGAATTGATATGAAGAACTACTTAGAAAAAAATCCGCCAACTTCAGAAAGTAATTATGATGTTACATGGAGTAAAGATCCACAGAAATGGAAAGAGGCGTCACCAATCTATTTTATCAACGAAAAGACACCGCCTTTTTTAATTTACGTTGGTGAAAAAACCTATCCATCGATCAAAGTTGCCAATGAAAATTTTTTGGAAGCACTTCATCCTTTTCAACCCAACGTAAAACGTATTTTCATTAATAAAAAACATATTCCGATGGTCATACAATATTTTTTCCCTTGGAGTAAAAGATTGGATGAGACTTTGGAATTTATAAAAACTTCAGAAAATTAA
- a CDS encoding transferase hexapeptide repeat family protein, whose translation MNIYSYHGIRPIIKPSAYIHPQAVIIGNVEIGEEVYIGPNAVIRGDWGKIIIKDGANVQENCTLHVFPGIETILEESAHIGHGAIIHSGHIGKNCLVGMNAVVMDKAVIGDECIIGALAFVPANFRCDARKLIVGSPAKIIRDVSDEMIKWKTEGTKLYQELAREGKNAILPCEPFTEYVQQIPTKIVDYSIWDDLK comes from the coding sequence ATGAATATCTACTCATATCATGGCATCCGTCCCATCATCAAACCTTCTGCTTACATTCATCCTCAAGCGGTAATTATCGGAAATGTGGAAATAGGCGAAGAAGTATATATCGGTCCGAATGCGGTAATTCGTGGCGATTGGGGTAAAATTATCATCAAAGACGGTGCAAATGTTCAGGAAAACTGTACGCTTCACGTTTTTCCGGGAATTGAAACCATTTTGGAAGAATCTGCACACATCGGTCACGGAGCGATCATTCATTCCGGACATATCGGGAAAAATTGTTTGGTTGGAATGAATGCTGTGGTGATGGACAAAGCCGTTATCGGTGACGAATGTATCATCGGTGCATTGGCTTTTGTTCCTGCAAACTTTAGGTGTGATGCGAGAAAATTGATTGTCGGAAGTCCTGCAAAAATCATCCGGGATGTTTCTGATGAAATGATCAAATGGAAAACAGAAGGAACAAAATTGTATCAGGAATTGGCAAGAGAAGGAAAAAATGCGATTTTACCTTGTGAACCTTTTACAGAATATGTTCAGCAGATTCCTACGAAAATTGTGGATTACAGCATTTGGGATGATTTGAAATGA
- a CDS encoding alpha/beta hydrolase has protein sequence MIKKLLIFATILFAFQFKVSAQNGTVKPLTIGKISTIKSEILNEERTLNIYLPQNLDKTRSYPIIYLLDGSMNEDFIHVTGLVQFFNQMYAMPETIVVGIANIDRKRDFTFHTDLKDLQKDYPTTGHSDKFISFLEKELKPYIQSQFKTTDTYLFGQSLGGLLATEILLKKPELFNNYFIISPSLWWDDESLLKQANQLLSKIPDTKKFVYISVGKGEHKVMVKDAQDLYDILKKSNKKNWTVEYKMMDLDNHATILHRSLYEGLVKLFPYQEPK, from the coding sequence ATGATTAAAAAACTCCTCATTTTCGCCACCATTTTATTTGCATTCCAATTCAAGGTTTCTGCCCAGAATGGAACTGTAAAACCATTGACGATTGGGAAAATCAGCACAATCAAATCAGAAATCTTAAATGAAGAAAGAACTTTAAATATCTATCTTCCGCAGAATTTAGACAAAACAAGATCCTATCCGATCATTTATCTTTTGGATGGAAGCATGAATGAAGATTTTATTCACGTAACAGGGTTGGTGCAGTTTTTTAATCAGATGTATGCAATGCCGGAAACGATCGTGGTTGGAATTGCGAATATTGACAGAAAAAGAGACTTTACATTTCATACCGATTTAAAAGATTTACAGAAAGATTATCCTACAACCGGACATTCGGATAAATTCATCAGTTTTCTTGAAAAGGAATTAAAACCTTACATCCAAAGTCAATTTAAAACGACTGATACTTATTTGTTCGGTCAATCTCTTGGCGGACTTTTAGCGACAGAAATTTTACTTAAAAAACCTGAATTATTTAATAACTATTTTATCATCAGTCCGAGTTTGTGGTGGGATGATGAAAGTCTTTTAAAACAAGCCAATCAATTACTATCTAAAATTCCCGATACCAAGAAATTTGTGTACATTTCTGTCGGAAAAGGCGAGCATAAAGTGATGGTAAAAGATGCGCAGGATTTATATGATATTCTGAAAAAATCAAACAAGAAAAACTGGACGGTAGAATATAAAATGATGGATCTAGATAATCACGCAACCATTCTTCACAGAAGTTTGTATGAAGGTTTGGTGAAATTGTTTCCATATCAAGAACCTAAATAA
- a CDS encoding transposase, giving the protein MINTENFEFDSVYHIFSHVNGKELIFREETNYQFFLKQLDKYITQIADIYAYCLLPNHFHLLLRFKNGENVNVEGEHQFLMKNFGNFLNSYAKAFNKKYNRKGALFLNAVKRKKITDEKYLLKVLHYIHNNPVNHGFTSKINLWKYSSYDSYLNNIKASKLNRNEIMQYFDSLEIFKNYHHSNVEYDFLNIE; this is encoded by the coding sequence ATGATTAATACAGAAAATTTTGAATTTGACTCTGTGTATCACATTTTTTCTCATGTGAATGGGAAAGAATTGATCTTCCGTGAAGAGACAAACTATCAATTTTTTCTGAAGCAGTTGGATAAATATATTACTCAAATTGCAGATATATATGCATACTGTTTGTTGCCGAATCACTTTCATTTACTGCTACGATTTAAAAATGGTGAAAATGTAAATGTCGAAGGTGAGCATCAGTTTTTAATGAAAAATTTTGGTAATTTTCTTAATTCTTATGCAAAAGCTTTTAATAAAAAGTATAACCGAAAAGGTGCGCTGTTCCTTAATGCAGTAAAACGAAAGAAAATTACAGATGAGAAATATTTACTAAAAGTTTTGCATTATATTCATAATAATCCGGTAAATCACGGGTTCACAAGTAAAATTAATTTATGGAAGTACTCATCGTATGATTCATATTTAAATAATATAAAAGCAAGTAAATTGAATAGAAACGAGATTATGCAATATTTCGATTCATTGGAAATCTTTAAAAATTATCATCACTCAAATGTTGAATATGATTTCTTGAATATAGAATAG